In the Populus trichocarpa isolate Nisqually-1 chromosome 8, P.trichocarpa_v4.1, whole genome shotgun sequence genome, aagatttcatttgattaaatatacaaaataaggACTCTTTTGGCTAAATGTTTGCGGTTAGAGGGCAAAATCTGAATTTCACACTCTAAAATAGGACGAGTTGCAGCTGTAGAAAAAAGTTACACGTAGGACACACCAACCCCAGGCTGTCGTAAGGGTGGACCACCACttggacttcttttttttaattaaaacccgTGGCTCGGGGGCTCTTCTATTTTGACTCCTGAGCCCACCTTCTAGCCATCTTACCGACCCCTCCCCTATTTTCGCTGTTTTTCGCGAGCCAGTGAAGTTAAGATTTTCAGATTTCCTCgtgttctaataaaaaatagttattatcaagCGTGAATTATAACTTAATTTCtatgatttattaaaataaactaatcaatagtatcttaattaatttttatcatgtttaattTAAGTATATGTTCATTTTATctcctttttctctcctctttctatttcttaacaaaaaaagtaaattgaaaatattatggagtaaagtaaaaaaaaacagttataaatatatcttaaaaacatggaaattaaatatttaatttttaaaaccatgagaattgattgattgttttttataaattacatgaACAAAGTTGTAACAAATTACATGAACAAAGTTGTAACaatctcttattattattgtaaggGTGTTTGACAGTgagttttaacatgttttttttatcaaaattaaaaaaaaaattattttaaattaattaattttagtgtttttttatcattttgatgttctgacgtcaacaataatttatttttaaaagaatattaaaaataatattttatttttgttggtacatgtaaatgttttatgttttttcttcccaGGTTCAAGTCAAAATATCCAGATTCTAGCAAGATCAGGCATGTTGGATGCCATTATTacaagtttgattatttttgttaaataatcatctcaatctaatagcttaagcttttaggtgaggtctcaggatatgatttatattattctctaacacaccccctcaagtgaaaaccctttggacttgaaactagCACATGCTCACTttaccttatgcttaatttttatcaaataaatagggatgatgagattcgaactcgtgatcacttggtcatcaaggctctgataccatgttaaataatcatctcaactcaatagcttaagtttttaggtgaatttcaggatatgatttatattattttctaacaatttcTATCGCAATAAATTTTGTGCTGGATTGTGCGTTCTCAATGGTCCAGATGTGCTGTAATTTACTAAAATTTATAGACAATGCAGCAGATAGCAAGGgtgttttcatataaaacaaaaaaaaaactccatgcCTGTTTAAGGATATCCCATGGATTAATTGTTTACTCTACTCGGTGTCACAAAATATATAGTATATATGAAATGTAATTTATAGGgtattttcataaaaagaaataaaatactcCAAATTTGTTTACAGGTTGCTATCCAGGATATcccatgaattaattattaactcTACTCAGTATCATAGAATATACAGTATATTATCTTTTTCAGTATATCGTGGGAAGATGATGATACTCCACGAAGGGACTTGTTCCTCGccaatatcatatatatatatatatataactgaaAGTCAtggtaaattaattttctatgcACCTGGATAtactattatttaatataattaccattttatttttttaataaaaaattaatgaacttCTTATTAgaggtaaattattttttcttcatagttCATTTGTCATCATGGGCAAGGATAAATTgatctttttctaatttaaatatacaGTATAAATATTCTATTACTCTTAAAAACCATTTTTCACTGGAGATTGATAAGAGAtaatttagtttgtttatatttaaaaaacatggcgtaaaaattacattactcttaaaagtaaaatatttcaaaCCGGCATTAAagttcttttttgtatttttaaattgatttttaagtaatTATCAAGTAACTAGGGAATGATTTTAccttttgataaatataaatattatttaaaaataaaaatggttgatTTGTACCTTTCAAGCAGAGCATGATGTATTGTCCCACCTTTAAACACTGTCTTTCATGGCGGCATGAAAGTGTCCTACCATGATCTTTTCGGTGTTGTGGTGTGTGTACACGGCGGCATGGTGGTTGAGTTATAttggaaaattttcttttcctccatctttttttctcttttctcattgtcaaaatataaatgtgttatatttatttatttatttattgtatgtAATTTGGTTATCGTTATCttgattgtaaattttttttatctttttttttagtttttttttcaatttcatctcttatcatttaatatcatttaatttttatattaaatctggtccttattctttttattgtttttttacctttttttccaATCGAatcttgttttcaatttcatccctcgacgtttgaattcaaattatttttatatcaaatttagtcttcaatcttttaattttcatttcttttgttttgaatccttttttattgctttttttttaatttcacccgtcatcattttattgatttggaaTTTCGCTTTGTTATTTATTAGGGTCTGTCTTCTGTGAGATTAGTCTCAGATACATGACTGGGGTCACAGGTTTTGAAGATTAACACAGGCTAACTTTGGTCTTTTTCTGGgtgttcttttaaaattattttttttaattttttaattttacatttgatttattgacaattggttttatgttttttttttttaaattttctttttataaagttatcttaaTCATGTGTCCATAGTTACAAGGTTAACAAGTTAACATAGGCtgacttgaataattttttttattttaattaaaaatatttcagtttGCTCTTCCACATTAGATTGTATGATAatcgagttttataattttatttagtttgttttcaaCAATGTTATCTCAATATCACAATCAGGTTACAGATTTGACATGTCAATCCAATATTtgtggttattttattttttttatctgtatcATTAAGcctacaaaatttattaaatatagttaagtcaataaatcttttatttttttattttaaaaaaaatacttgtgtcaccttgacttttctttttcattgaaaaaaaatgagtcaacaATGTAGTGAAATTCTAAAACTTCAACTTCTTCGAAACTCGGCACTAAATCAAATTAAGGGTCAACACTTAAAGTGGATCCATCaccctaaaaaattaaaattatcgaGATAAATAAATATCGGAGCAAAGAATGAACAAGAAGATATCGCCAACGTtcaaaattgtatatatatatatatatatatatatgacaagtCTACTTGTGAAGAAGAATCAAATGCTCGGGTGTTAAACATGTAATATAAATCTAATCGAGAGAGAACAAGGACATAATGACTTTCTAATCTTGTCTGGTCTTTCTTGGTGGACGATAGTTTTCCTCGGGGTTGGTGACTTTGAAGTTGGGTTTGGATGCCACGTCCAATCACTCACCAAactactaatttttatttttcttcttacatTCTTCCGtttcttaaaaagaagaaaaaaaaaaacatgaaacaaaCGAAAAGAATcaggtttcaaattaattttgaagtataAGGactaattagttattttttaaaattagagataatattcaatttattatgaaaaattacaaatagTAATTGTAATCGAATCccaaataatggttttttttcttaaaataaaaatctaaataacaACATGAAAAAGCAAATTCATTTACAGTGTTACGATCTAAACCACTGCCCAGAGGATGGTGCACGTACACGAACCGTGGAATCTCAACATAAAGAGACATAGAAGAAGTAGCCTCAAGGTAGGCCTATCCAAGCATCATTTTTTGGGCCTGGCTCAGCTAAGGTAGGCCCAAGTTATGAAGGCCCACCCATTGCCACCGTTCCAGAAACAACGACATAACAACTAGTTGCCGACTTGCCTTGCCGAGCCCTTCGTTAATCTTTGAGACCGACATCTTACGTGTCTTTTCGCAAATAACAGCAACTAACTTACACAACTGTTTATTCTATTTCTAGCTGTCTCCGAACTCTGATTACAATTCGAAGACCACCACCTCCTTTGTCTTCCGAAAACACcatcatcattttcaactccTCCAAATTGTCTCATCACCAACACAACAAATCCATGGGAAAGGTCAAGTCTTTTAAGCAGGAATCCACATTTGGTTagcttctttttccttttttttttgtttctcaaaGTTCATATATATCTTGTTGGTTTCGTATTGGTTGATATTGACCCGAGCTTGTCTGTGGTGAATAGATGATAGACTTGGAGAATCAAAGAATATCATTTTCAAATACCCAGATCGAGTTCCTGTAAGTCTCCCCTCtctttctattattgttttgtaTTCCTTTGATTTCGAGCTGTCATTTTGATTGGTTTATGTAAttgtttctttggttttcttgctgaaagttcaattttatttttgagaatttAGTGGTAtatctgcttcttctttttttctctatctgGGTAGTTTCAGGGGTCCTGTCTTATTTGACAAATAGAATGTGTAGCCCAAGACCTGATCTAGGAGGGGCGGGTTTAGTCTTGGTGAATGAAAGTTAACCCcaccaaagaaagaaaagataatacAATTGGAATATGAAAACAAACCTGAAAATTCCAATATAGTTGGAAATTCCTCATTTTGATCTGGATGTGCAAGTTTTTCTGCTTATATTGATGTTTCCTGtggaaaaatatgttttcttgattgcaACTCGTTATTTCAAGTGTTAATGATGGATTTTTCATAGCTAAGCTGGCTGTTCTCTTAAGGGAATCAAAAGCATCCTTTATGTTTTTGGTGCAGCACATTTGTTGAAGGAATGTAATCATTGCTATTGAATATTGTTGGTTTTAATTGTCTAGTGCAaaagaagtattttttaaattctggtTAGAATGATGTACCTTATGCAAGTTACCTAACCTTGCAAACTAAGCCAAAGCATGATTGTTGGGCAAGCTAGGCAAAATCTGACTTCACCAATGtaatttaaatagaaatatCAATCTTAGAgtcttcttatttctttttctttttttaaaaaaaacatcggaGCTCATCAGTATTTTCTCTGATTTTTAGGTGATTATTGAAAGATATTCAAGGACGGACCTGCCAGAAATGGAAAAGAGAAAGTATGTCTATCTCTTCTCTTTGCATTATACAAAGTTTCAGTTGTTAAAtctgcaaataaataaaagaaaaaactatcaCTGCCATGTTAATCTTACATATATCCATGTTCTGATTTCCAGTCCCGGTGACACTCTTTGAGCTATAGATTCCTTAAGTTCGTAACCAGATTTTTAGCCAGTATATTGTTGTAAGATTCCAATCCTTATTTTTCTCGTTTTTTCAGATACTTGGTTCCCCGAGACATGACTATCGGGCAATTCATCCACATTTTAAGTAGTAGACTAGAGTTAACTCCTGGAAAGGCTCTGTTCATTTTTGTGAAGAACACGTTGCCTCAAACAGGTAAAATTGAACATTTGATTGATCTCGACATTGTAGCTTATACACAGCCTTCTTAGGAACCTGCTAACTTGTGCTATTTATTTACAGCAAGTCAAATGGATTCAATCTATGAATCTTACAAGGACGATGACGGATTTCTGTACATGTGCTACAGCAGCGAAAAAACCTTTGGCTAAGCTGTATCATCCTTTCTCTTGAATACTTCATTTCTGTCTTTGTAAGTATCAAATAATTCTCTGTGGACATGCCTGTATGGCTCAAAGCCAAACCCATGTAAATAAGTGTTCATACGATTCCTTCTGTAAATTATGACGTACTGTAAAGTATATCAAACTAATGCAGGAGTGTTATATGATTCCTTGTGTAAATTATATGACGTTCTGTAAAGTATACCAAACCTTCTTTTAGACTTCTGTGGCCGAATGGATGGACCGTGGCTATTCCTGTGACCAATGCAACCTTCTACTTTACGATTCGTATGGAAACTGCATGAACATAAACATCACCATGTCCTCAACTTTCGCTTGTGGAAAGATTAatggataatgtttttttaaatccaaacatGGTTTGGTAAACAAGAGAATTGCAGTTAACACACGCTGATATCACCAAGAATAAGCGTGTCGTATTAGAAACAGCAATGTACAACATCAAAGTATCGTTTGGTAATGAAATCAAGGTTTAAAACTCTGAAAAAGGGAACATCTGCTGACTGAAAACATCATCGTTTCCCTGGCTCTGGGACAATGCCACCCCTTCATTTTGACCGAACAATTTTGATTGTGATTCAACAATTTCATCTCTGCCATTGCTACCAGAACATCACCAAACTGATGCCAATTGTGTACACTCATGACAGTCCAGTGGAAGGTCTTTGATTCTGCATGAAAGTCTTTGCTAGACTTGTGGTGCTTAACTGCAATCTCATTGCCGAACCGTATTGCTTTCTACAGATGCCTTTCTGATCTGCATCAACTGCAAATTTCTCTTTGATTGCCCTTCCCGGAACATAAAAATTTCTTTCGTCTTTTTGTCATCTGAACAATTTCTCATTGAACTGACATTGTAGGTTGCAAGAAGTTCTTTCTGCTTTGTTGAATCAGGACAGAGTCTAGCCAGATCAGGAACAAGATGACACAAACCAAATTGCTGCCCACAGGCGCCCATTGGACCCAGGCAGAATTCTCTAGATATGCACTTGAAAGTATTATATCTGTCTCCGTCAAATTCTAGAGCAGGCTCCACCGAAGACTGGTTTTCCGTTTGAATCCCTTCCATTGTTTGCCAACGATGGGCTGCTTGAGGGAAACTTGCGCTTCAGCAATGCAGCCATAGGGGGGTAAGAGGAATTGTCAACTGTTCCGGCAACATTTGGAACTGACGATGAACCAGTTGTAGAGGATGAAGAAACGTTAGGCCCAGAAAGTTTCGTATGCACTAAACTTGCATTACTAGATAGCACAGGCTTTTTGCTTACTGCTGGCCCGCTCAGGGCAGTATTTAGACACGCTCCACGGTTATGTGAAGAACGACACCAAGCATAGCTTGGAGAATTAGCAGAGAGCCCTGGTCTATGAAGAACTGAATTCAGAGCCCGAGATGATCTAAGAACC is a window encoding:
- the LOC7498225 gene encoding autophagy-related protein 8i; protein product: MGKVKSFKQESTFDDRLGESKNIIFKYPDRVPVIIERYSRTDLPEMEKRKYLVPRDMTIGQFIHILSSRLELTPGKALFIFVKNTLPQTASQMDSIYESYKDDDGFLYMCYSSEKTFG